The following are from one region of the Segatella oris genome:
- the pyrB gene encoding aspartate carbamoyltransferase, whose amino-acid sequence MGKHNFVTIADLSKEDLLYLIQMAHEFEQHPDRELLKGKVIATLFYEPSTRTRLSFETAANRLGARVIGFSDAKASSVSKGETLKDTILMVSNYADIIAMRHYIEGAAQYASEIAPIPIINAGDGAHMHPSQCLLDLYTIYQTQGTLENLNIYLVGDLKYGRTVHSLIMAMRHFNPTFHFIAPKELAMPQEYKIYCKENGIKFEEHAEFTDKVIANADILYMTRVQKERFSDLMEYEHVKNIYILREEMLRFAKPNMRILHPLPRVNEIAYDVDDNPHAYYIQQARNGLYAREAIFCHCLGITLKDIQNDKTIINSKF is encoded by the coding sequence ATGGGAAAACATAACTTTGTAACGATTGCTGATTTGAGTAAAGAAGATTTGCTTTACCTTATTCAAATGGCACATGAGTTCGAGCAACATCCTGACAGGGAATTATTAAAGGGGAAGGTTATAGCAACACTCTTTTATGAACCGTCGACTCGCACAAGACTTAGTTTCGAGACAGCAGCCAATAGGCTCGGCGCAAGAGTTATTGGCTTCAGCGATGCGAAAGCCTCGAGTGTTTCAAAAGGAGAAACATTAAAAGACACCATTCTCATGGTAAGCAATTACGCTGATATTATTGCCATGCGACATTACATAGAAGGGGCTGCTCAATATGCATCGGAAATCGCACCTATTCCAATCATAAATGCAGGAGACGGCGCCCACATGCATCCCTCGCAATGTCTGCTTGATCTTTATACCATATATCAAACACAAGGTACACTTGAAAATCTGAATATCTATCTTGTTGGCGATCTCAAATATGGTCGTACAGTCCATTCCCTGATTATGGCAATGCGCCATTTCAATCCTACCTTTCATTTTATTGCACCGAAAGAACTTGCAATGCCACAGGAGTATAAAATTTATTGCAAGGAAAACGGAATAAAGTTTGAAGAACACGCTGAATTTACAGACAAGGTCATTGCCAACGCTGATATTCTATATATGACACGTGTTCAAAAAGAAAGATTCTCTGATCTCATGGAATATGAACACGTTAAGAACATTTATATTTTAAGAGAGGAAATGCTACGATTTGCCAAGCCAAACATGAGAATACTCCACCCTCTCCCTCGTGTCAATGAAATAGCCTACGATGTAGATGACAACCCACACGCCTACTATATCCAACAGGCTCGCAATGGACTTTATGCCCGTGAAGCTATCTTCTGCCATTGTCTGGGCATTACGCTGAAAGATATTCAAAACGACAAAACAATTATCAATTCTAAATTCTAA
- a CDS encoding RNA polymerase sigma factor RpoD/SigA: MRQLKITKSITNRESASLDKYLQEIGHEDLISVEEEVELAQKIKRGDRRALEKLTRANLRFVVSVAKQYQNQGLSLPDLINEGNLGLIKAAEKFDETRGFKFISYAVWWIRQSILQAIAEQSRIVRLPLNQVGSVNKIKRVLNKLEQENEQFPTIEEIAAKVDIPEDKVADAIKSNGRHVSVDAPLAEGEENSLLDILPNNNAQMADSVLVQESLRDEVANALQSLNERERNIVEAFFGINQSEMTLEEIGDKFGLTRERVRQIKEKAIRRLRHNTKNKNLKAYLGQ; encoded by the coding sequence ATGAGGCAGCTGAAAATCACAAAGTCAATAACCAATCGGGAAAGTGCATCGCTCGATAAATATCTGCAGGAGATAGGTCATGAAGACCTGATTTCTGTAGAAGAGGAGGTGGAGCTTGCACAGAAAATCAAGCGGGGTGATCGTCGTGCCTTAGAGAAACTGACACGTGCTAACCTGCGTTTTGTGGTTTCTGTTGCCAAGCAATATCAAAATCAAGGACTTAGTTTGCCAGACCTCATCAATGAAGGCAATCTCGGATTGATTAAAGCTGCAGAGAAATTTGATGAAACTCGTGGGTTCAAATTCATCTCGTATGCTGTTTGGTGGATACGCCAGAGTATTCTTCAAGCTATTGCCGAGCAGAGCCGTATCGTCAGACTGCCTTTGAATCAAGTCGGTTCGGTAAATAAGATAAAGCGTGTTCTCAACAAACTTGAACAGGAGAATGAACAATTTCCGACAATAGAAGAAATTGCTGCAAAAGTTGACATACCGGAGGATAAAGTGGCCGATGCAATCAAATCAAACGGCAGACATGTGTCAGTTGATGCTCCGCTTGCAGAAGGAGAGGAGAACAGTTTATTGGATATTCTGCCCAACAATAATGCTCAAATGGCTGACAGCGTGCTGGTACAGGAGTCCTTGCGTGATGAAGTTGCAAATGCACTTCAGTCGTTGAATGAGCGTGAACGCAACATCGTCGAAGCTTTCTTTGGCATTAACCAATCAGAGATGACACTTGAAGAAATCGGAGATAAATTCGGTCTGACGCGTGAACGTGTACGCCAAATAAAAGAAAAAGCAATTCGTCGGCTGCGTCATAACACAAAGAATAAAAATCTTAAGGCATACCTCGGGCAATAA
- a CDS encoding PqqD family protein: MKTKQGFNLRNICGEYIIVAEGELNIDFSNIISMNESSAFLWKNIQGKEFTCEDLVKLLTNEYEVDETTAAKDVAALVETWREAGILE; the protein is encoded by the coding sequence ATGAAAACAAAACAAGGATTTAATCTTCGGAACATATGCGGTGAATATATCATCGTTGCAGAAGGGGAATTAAATATTGATTTCAGCAATATCATCAGCATGAATGAAAGCTCTGCTTTCCTCTGGAAAAATATTCAAGGTAAGGAATTCACATGTGAAGACCTTGTGAAACTGTTAACAAATGAGTACGAGGTTGATGAAACGACTGCAGCTAAAGACGTGGCTGCTCTTGTTGAAACATGGAGGGAAGCTGGTATTCTTGAATAG
- the pyrI gene encoding aspartate carbamoyltransferase regulatory subunit — protein sequence MGKKEMLVSAIENGTVIDHIPAEKTYQVVDLLGLKDSTTPVTIGYNLPSQKIVKKGIIKITNRFFSDEEISRLSVVAPKIVLNIIKDYEVVEKKTVETPDELRGIVKCNNPKCITNNEPMQTVFNVVDKAHGILKCRYCDKEQDFNSIKLC from the coding sequence ATGGGAAAGAAAGAAATGCTTGTTTCAGCTATCGAAAATGGTACGGTTATCGACCATATCCCTGCAGAAAAGACCTATCAAGTCGTTGATTTATTAGGATTGAAAGATTCTACAACTCCTGTGACTATCGGATATAATCTTCCTTCACAAAAGATTGTAAAGAAAGGTATTATCAAGATTACAAATCGCTTTTTCTCTGATGAAGAAATCAGTCGTCTTAGTGTGGTTGCCCCCAAAATAGTGCTTAATATCATTAAAGACTATGAAGTTGTTGAGAAGAAAACTGTTGAAACGCCCGATGAACTGCGAGGGATTGTAAAGTGTAATAATCCTAAGTGCATCACCAACAACGAACCTATGCAAACTGTTTTCAATGTTGTAGACAAAGCACATGGAATTCTGAAATGCAGATATTGTGACAAGGAACAGGATTTCAACAGTATCAAGCTCTGCTGA
- the glyA gene encoding serine hydroxymethyltransferase: MKRDQEIFDLIEKEHQRQLKGMELIASENFVSDEVMAAMGSYLTNKYAEGLPGKRYYGGCQVVDQIEDLARERVKKLFNAEFANVQPHSGAQANAAVLLAVLKPGDTFMGLNLDHGGHLSHGSHVNTSGLLYNPIGYNLNKETGRVDYDEMEQLALQHKPKLIIGGGSAYSREWDYARMRKIADEVGALLMIDMAHPAGLIAAGLLDNPLKYAHIVTSTTHKTLRGPRGGIILMGKDFDNPWGLTTKKGEVKKMSMLLNSAVFPGTQGGPLEHVIAAKAVGFGENLQPSWKEYAMQVKKNAAVLAEELIQRGFSIVSGGTDNHSMLVDLRTKYPDLTGKVAENALVAADITANKNMVPFDTRSAFQTSGIRLGTAAITTRGAKEDMMHLVAELIEEVLNNPEDEQVIKRVREKVNATMKDYPLFAY, encoded by the coding sequence ATGAAAAGAGACCAAGAGATTTTTGACCTTATTGAGAAAGAACATCAGCGCCAGCTGAAAGGTATGGAGTTGATTGCTTCAGAGAACTTTGTAAGTGACGAGGTTATGGCTGCCATGGGGTCATACCTTACCAATAAATATGCAGAAGGACTTCCCGGGAAGCGCTACTATGGCGGCTGTCAGGTTGTCGATCAGATTGAAGACCTTGCTCGTGAGCGTGTAAAGAAGCTCTTCAATGCAGAGTTTGCCAACGTGCAACCCCATTCTGGAGCGCAAGCTAATGCTGCTGTTCTTCTGGCTGTGCTAAAGCCTGGAGATACATTCATGGGCTTAAATCTTGATCATGGTGGGCATCTTTCACATGGTAGTCATGTCAATACTTCCGGATTACTGTACAATCCTATCGGATATAATCTCAATAAAGAGACTGGACGTGTCGATTATGATGAGATGGAACAACTGGCACTTCAACATAAACCGAAACTGATTATTGGCGGAGGCTCTGCATATAGCCGTGAGTGGGATTATGCACGTATGCGCAAGATTGCGGACGAGGTAGGTGCCTTGCTGATGATTGACATGGCACACCCTGCGGGATTGATTGCAGCTGGACTACTTGATAACCCCTTGAAATATGCTCACATTGTAACTAGCACTACCCATAAGACACTCCGTGGACCACGCGGTGGCATCATTTTAATGGGAAAGGATTTCGACAATCCCTGGGGATTGACCACAAAGAAAGGCGAAGTAAAGAAGATGAGTATGCTGCTCAATTCTGCTGTTTTCCCTGGCACACAGGGCGGGCCGTTGGAACATGTCATTGCAGCCAAGGCAGTTGGTTTTGGGGAAAACTTGCAACCTTCATGGAAAGAATATGCCATGCAGGTGAAGAAGAATGCAGCTGTACTGGCCGAAGAATTGATACAACGCGGCTTCAGCATAGTCAGTGGCGGCACAGACAATCATTCTATGCTGGTAGATTTACGCACAAAGTATCCTGATTTGACGGGGAAAGTTGCTGAAAATGCATTGGTGGCAGCAGATATTACAGCCAATAAGAACATGGTGCCATTCGATACTCGCAGTGCTTTCCAGACTTCCGGCATCCGACTTGGCACTGCTGCCATCACAACTCGTGGTGCAAAAGAAGACATGATGCATCTTGTCGCAGAACTGATAGAAGAAGTCTTAAATAATCCTGAGGATGAACAAGTCATTAAACGCGTTCGCGAAAAGGTCAATGCAACGATGAAAGACTATCCTCTTTTTGCATACTAA
- a CDS encoding helix-turn-helix transcriptional regulator has protein sequence MDNYVLHEITPLMDTDALYIADRHKSEFSYPVHNHDVFELNFVENAAGVKRIVGDSNEVIGDYDLVLITNPTLEHAWEQHECKSNDIREITIQFNFGAGITEADYFFGKTPFESIRHMMKEAQKGMAFPMSSIMKVYERLSGLSQITDRFTALMEFLNILHTLSLCTGARTLATTSYAKVNIEDDSRRILRVKKYISDNYMYELRLKSLADLANMSESAFCRFFKLHTGRRLSDYIIDIRLGYATRLLIDTTETIAEISFKCGYNNMSNFNRIFKRKKGCSPTEFRNSHHKIKVIV, from the coding sequence ATGGACAATTACGTGCTACATGAAATAACTCCTTTAATGGATACCGATGCGCTCTACATCGCTGACAGGCACAAGAGTGAGTTCTCCTATCCCGTACATAATCACGATGTGTTCGAACTCAATTTCGTTGAAAATGCAGCTGGGGTGAAGCGAATTGTTGGCGACAGCAATGAAGTTATCGGAGATTATGACCTTGTACTTATCACCAATCCCACGCTTGAACATGCCTGGGAGCAGCATGAATGCAAGAGTAATGACATTCGCGAAATCACTATTCAGTTTAATTTCGGGGCCGGAATAACAGAGGCGGACTACTTCTTTGGTAAGACGCCATTTGAAAGTATACGCCATATGATGAAAGAAGCACAAAAAGGAATGGCCTTTCCCATGTCTTCTATCATGAAAGTCTACGAAAGATTGAGTGGTCTGAGCCAGATAACCGATCGCTTCACTGCCTTAATGGAATTTCTGAACATCCTCCACACACTGTCCTTATGCACAGGCGCACGCACCTTGGCAACGACCAGTTATGCGAAAGTGAATATCGAAGACGACAGCCGTCGTATATTACGTGTAAAGAAATATATATCAGATAACTATATGTATGAACTGCGCCTTAAGAGTCTGGCAGACCTCGCCAACATGAGTGAGAGCGCATTCTGCCGCTTCTTCAAGTTGCATACAGGGCGCCGGTTAAGTGATTATATCATCGATATACGCTTGGGATATGCCACGCGCCTGCTGATAGACACCACCGAGACCATTGCCGAAATCAGTTTTAAGTGCGGTTATAACAACATGAGCAACTTCAATCGCATCTTTAAGCGAAAGAAAGGTTGTTCGCCCACAGAATTCCGCAACAGCCATCACAAGATAAAAGTGATAGTATAG
- the ppdK gene encoding pyruvate, phosphate dikinase yields the protein MSEKRVYIFGNGKAEGRADMRNLLGGKGANLAEMNLIGVPVPPGFTITTDVCNEYFEKGKEEVVNLLKKDVETSVKHIETLMKSKFGDVDNPLLVSVRSGARASMPGMMDTILNLGLNDEVVEGLARKTGNERFAYDSYRRFVQMYGDVVLGMKPANKEDIDPFEAIIINVKKQRGISLDNEMNVDELKQLVKLFKAAIKEQTGHDFPTDPMEQLWGAICAVFDSWMNERAILYRKMEGIPAEWGTAVNVMAMVFGNMGETSATGVCFSRDAATGENRFNGEYLVNAQGEDVVAGIRTPQQITKEGSLRWAKQQCIDEEIRASKYPSMEEAMPEIFKQLNDIQQKLEAHYHDMQDMEFTVQEGHLWFLQTRNGKRTGTAMVKIAMDLLREGEIDEKTALLRCEPNKLDELLHPIFDKEAQTTAKVLTRGLPASPGAACGQVVFFADDAEKWHDDGHQVIMVRIETSPEDLAGMSAAEGILTARGGMTSHAAVVARGMGKCCVSGAGAININYKARTLEIDGTLIHEGDYISINGSTGEVYLGEVKTKPAEVTGDFAMLMDLCQKHTRLVVRTNADTPHDAEVAHNFGAVGIGLCRTEHMFFENEKIKAMREMILADTKEGRENALEKLLPYQKQDFYGILKAMDGYPVNIRLLDPPLHEFVPHDLAGQKAMAEEMGISVEEIQRRVNSLSEHNPMLGHRGCRLGNTYPEITAMQTRAILGAAIDLKKAGFNPMPEIMVPLIGIVNEFDVQEDVIRSTAKQLFEKEGVEIPFKVGTMIEIPRAALTADNIAKRAEYFSFGTNDLTQMTFGYSRDDIASFLPVYLEKKILKVDPFQVLDQEGVGQLVEMAVKKGRATRPELKCGICGEHGGEPSSVKFCHRVGLDYVSCSPFRVPIARLAAAQAAVEE from the coding sequence ATGAGTGAGAAAAGAGTTTATATCTTCGGCAACGGTAAGGCCGAGGGACGGGCAGACATGAGGAATCTGCTTGGTGGTAAGGGTGCGAACTTAGCCGAAATGAATCTTATCGGTGTTCCAGTTCCTCCCGGTTTCACGATTACGACAGACGTATGTAACGAGTACTTTGAGAAAGGAAAAGAGGAAGTTGTCAATCTGTTGAAGAAAGATGTTGAAACTTCTGTAAAGCATATTGAGACTTTGATGAAATCAAAGTTTGGCGATGTAGATAATCCTTTGCTCGTCAGTGTACGTTCGGGAGCCCGTGCCAGCATGCCCGGTATGATGGATACCATTCTTAATCTCGGTCTCAATGATGAAGTTGTAGAAGGTCTGGCCCGTAAGACCGGCAATGAACGCTTTGCTTATGACAGCTACCGTCGCTTTGTTCAGATGTACGGTGACGTTGTTCTCGGCATGAAACCAGCCAACAAGGAAGACATTGATCCTTTTGAGGCTATCATTATTAATGTAAAGAAACAGCGCGGCATCTCTCTTGATAACGAAATGAATGTGGATGAACTCAAGCAGCTTGTCAAGTTGTTTAAGGCTGCCATTAAGGAGCAGACCGGCCATGATTTCCCAACAGATCCAATGGAACAACTGTGGGGCGCTATCTGTGCTGTCTTTGATTCGTGGATGAATGAGCGCGCTATTCTCTATCGAAAGATGGAAGGTATCCCTGCAGAATGGGGTACAGCGGTCAACGTTATGGCCATGGTATTTGGAAATATGGGCGAAACCTCTGCAACAGGTGTTTGCTTCAGCCGTGATGCCGCAACTGGAGAAAATCGTTTTAATGGTGAATATTTGGTCAACGCTCAGGGCGAAGATGTTGTTGCCGGCATTCGTACACCGCAGCAGATTACCAAGGAAGGCTCTTTGCGTTGGGCGAAACAGCAGTGTATTGATGAGGAAATCCGTGCTTCAAAATACCCGTCGATGGAAGAGGCTATGCCTGAAATCTTCAAGCAGCTGAACGATATCCAGCAGAAGCTCGAAGCTCACTATCACGATATGCAGGATATGGAGTTCACCGTTCAGGAAGGTCATTTGTGGTTCCTCCAGACCCGTAATGGAAAACGTACAGGCACGGCAATGGTAAAGATTGCCATGGACTTGTTGCGCGAAGGCGAAATAGACGAAAAGACAGCTCTGTTGCGTTGTGAGCCAAACAAATTGGATGAACTGCTCCACCCTATCTTTGATAAGGAGGCACAAACAACTGCCAAGGTGTTGACAAGAGGTCTCCCTGCAAGTCCGGGTGCTGCTTGTGGTCAGGTTGTTTTCTTTGCTGATGATGCAGAGAAATGGCATGATGACGGACATCAGGTAATCATGGTGCGCATTGAAACAAGTCCCGAAGACCTCGCAGGTATGAGTGCTGCCGAGGGCATTCTTACGGCACGAGGAGGCATGACCAGTCATGCTGCGGTTGTTGCACGCGGTATGGGTAAGTGTTGTGTCAGTGGTGCAGGTGCTATTAACATTAACTATAAAGCACGTACTCTTGAAATCGACGGCACACTCATTCATGAAGGTGACTACATTTCAATCAATGGTTCAACGGGTGAAGTTTATTTGGGCGAGGTAAAAACAAAGCCGGCTGAGGTCACAGGTGACTTCGCCATGCTGATGGATCTGTGCCAGAAGCATACACGCCTTGTTGTCCGCACAAACGCAGACACGCCTCATGATGCAGAGGTTGCACATAATTTCGGTGCTGTCGGTATCGGTCTCTGTCGCACAGAGCATATGTTCTTCGAGAACGAGAAGATTAAAGCTATGCGCGAAATGATCCTTGCTGACACGAAAGAAGGCCGTGAAAACGCGCTTGAAAAACTCCTACCTTATCAGAAACAGGATTTCTATGGCATATTAAAGGCTATGGATGGCTATCCCGTGAATATCCGTTTGCTCGATCCTCCATTGCATGAGTTCGTGCCTCATGACCTTGCCGGCCAGAAAGCTATGGCTGAAGAGATGGGCATTTCTGTGGAGGAAATCCAGCGTCGTGTAAATTCTCTGAGCGAGCATAATCCGATGTTGGGTCATCGCGGCTGTCGTCTGGGCAACACATACCCCGAAATTACAGCGATGCAGACACGCGCAATCCTCGGTGCAGCAATTGATTTGAAGAAAGCAGGTTTCAATCCAATGCCTGAAATCATGGTTCCACTGATTGGCATTGTCAATGAGTTTGATGTTCAGGAAGATGTTATCCGCTCTACTGCAAAGCAGCTTTTTGAAAAGGAAGGCGTTGAAATCCCATTCAAAGTCGGTACGATGATAGAGATACCACGTGCTGCTCTGACAGCTGACAATATTGCCAAGAGAGCTGAATACTTCAGCTTTGGAACCAATGACCTTACCCAGATGACATTTGGATATAGCCGTGATGACATTGCAAGCTTCCTGCCTGTGTATCTTGAAAAGAAGATACTGAAGGTTGATCCTTTCCAGGTTTTAGATCAGGAAGGTGTAGGTCAGCTTGTTGAAATGGCTGTAAAGAAAGGTCGCGCAACCCGTCCGGAACTTAAGTGCGGTATCTGTGGTGAGCATGGTGGTGAGCCTTCATCGGTCAAGTTCTGCCATCGCGTGGGCTTAGACTATGTGAGTTGTTCTCCATTCCGTGTGCCAATAGCTCGCCTTGCAGCGGCGCAGGCAGCTGTGGAAGAATAA
- a CDS encoding S24/S26 family peptidase, whose amino-acid sequence MSSNNIHKINKCFANRLLIPEIIKMLEEGHSVTLPLRGYSMRPFLEDGRDMALLTSPVDIKVGDPVLAETQPGFYVLHRIVDMNDEQVVLRGDGNLACEYCQKKDIKASVIGFYRKGRRDLDRTNGRKWRIYSRIWLFLSPVRRYLLGFYRRIWIRFFGPI is encoded by the coding sequence ATGTCATCAAACAATATCCATAAAATAAATAAATGCTTCGCCAATAGGTTGTTGATACCTGAAATCATAAAGATGCTTGAAGAGGGACACTCCGTGACACTTCCTTTGCGTGGTTACAGTATGCGTCCGTTTCTCGAGGATGGACGTGACATGGCACTATTGACAAGTCCTGTTGATATAAAAGTTGGCGATCCTGTTCTGGCAGAAACACAGCCAGGCTTCTATGTTTTACATCGGATTGTCGACATGAATGATGAGCAAGTTGTGCTGAGAGGTGACGGGAACCTTGCCTGTGAATATTGTCAAAAGAAAGATATTAAGGCATCTGTCATCGGTTTTTATAGAAAGGGACGTCGGGATTTAGACCGGACAAATGGCCGTAAATGGAGAATTTATTCTCGTATATGGCTCTTTCTTTCTCCTGTCAGACGATATCTTTTAGGCTTTTACAGAAGAATTTGGATCAGATTTTTCGGCCCGATATAA